From a single Fibrobacter sp. UWB5 genomic region:
- a CDS encoding fimbrial protein, with product MKNAFQIILALTIVGLLALVVAAFYFGAPLFGWIIMAAIFAVFIGEQLVALKMVKQIATETDILETCEKRGGYVTGDGVVAKRVALARNLLAKNIRLDSSMAYEVLSNSVEIAVPKSAGGTVILLGLMGTFFGLMYSVATAGGAIDNSTTQGTLDTIQLLFQNMKGIFGTSLCGLFAALILNASRNMMVSARDAFVARLDALTLDLQGAAGDGSEEAQAQTELERLFDSVEKNLAVVASSVKDGLSGVVAMVGDELSAMTTKLNESLANVSQNMNKAVENLGPSVKDSLAGAFTPMEQNIKTLSASVESIPGKLDEKLNGISSTLKASLEGVASATESAMNDSTKNVAAAVADQVKQSGEQWKSFMERLAAETSANVDSQKEGLETLKNVALQVAEKAQAGSAELSNSVAEKLSALSSDILGAFQKLSETSAVLLEAQKALTESIDNRVVKEKEATDALGGNIVETAELMRVNQSELSANLEMLRAGLETILEKLSGDTAERDDEESFVEHLNQSLEAFHERASEVLMENAVKTQEILLEVLEQTQRSAVQQPKVEG from the coding sequence ATGAAAAATGCATTCCAGATAATTTTAGCGCTTACCATCGTAGGACTCCTTGCCCTTGTGGTCGCCGCCTTCTATTTTGGCGCTCCGCTCTTTGGCTGGATTATCATGGCGGCCATTTTTGCCGTGTTTATCGGAGAACAACTTGTCGCTCTCAAGATGGTGAAGCAGATTGCCACCGAAACGGATATTCTTGAAACATGCGAAAAGCGTGGTGGTTATGTGACTGGCGATGGCGTGGTTGCAAAGCGCGTGGCTCTTGCCCGTAACTTGCTCGCCAAGAACATCCGCCTCGATTCTTCGATGGCCTACGAAGTGCTTTCGAACAGCGTTGAAATTGCAGTTCCGAAGAGTGCCGGCGGTACGGTGATTCTGCTTGGCTTGATGGGTACGTTCTTTGGTCTTATGTATTCTGTGGCAACGGCCGGCGGTGCAATCGACAATTCCACGACGCAGGGCACGCTCGATACCATCCAGCTCTTGTTCCAGAACATGAAGGGTATTTTTGGCACGAGCCTTTGTGGCTTGTTTGCTGCCTTGATTTTGAATGCTAGCCGCAACATGATGGTTTCTGCCCGTGATGCCTTTGTGGCACGCCTCGATGCCCTGACGCTTGACTTGCAGGGTGCTGCCGGCGATGGCAGCGAAGAGGCCCAGGCCCAGACGGAACTCGAACGCCTGTTTGATTCTGTCGAAAAGAATTTGGCTGTCGTGGCCTCTTCTGTAAAGGATGGCCTCTCTGGCGTTGTCGCCATGGTGGGTGATGAACTTTCTGCCATGACGACGAAGTTGAACGAATCTCTTGCCAATGTTTCGCAGAACATGAACAAGGCTGTCGAAAACTTGGGCCCCTCTGTCAAGGATTCCTTGGCCGGTGCATTCACTCCGATGGAACAGAACATCAAGACGCTTTCTGCTTCTGTGGAATCGATCCCGGGCAAGCTCGACGAAAAGTTGAACGGTATTTCTTCGACGCTCAAGGCTTCTCTCGAAGGCGTTGCTTCTGCAACGGAATCGGCCATGAATGATTCGACGAAGAATGTGGCCGCCGCCGTGGCCGATCAGGTCAAACAGTCTGGCGAACAGTGGAAATCCTTCATGGAACGCCTTGCCGCTGAAACTTCTGCCAATGTGGACAGCCAGAAAGAAGGTCTCGAAACCCTCAAGAACGTGGCCTTGCAGGTGGCCGAAAAGGCTCAGGCCGGTTCTGCCGAACTCAGCAATTCTGTTGCCGAAAAACTTTCTGCTCTTTCTTCGGATATTCTCGGCGCATTCCAGAAACTTTCCGAAACCTCTGCCGTGCTGCTTGAAGCCCAGAAGGCCCTTACCGAAAGCATTGACAACCGCGTGGTCAAGGAAAAGGAAGCAACCGACGCCTTGGGCGGCAACATCGTGGAAACCGCGGAACTCATGCGCGTGAACCAGTCCGAACTCAGTGCGAACCTCGAAATGCTGCGCGCCGGCCTCGAAACGATTTTGGAAAAGCTCTCGGGCGATACCGCAGAACGCGACGACGAAGAAAGCTTTGTGGAACACCTCAACCAGTCTCTGGAAGCCTTCCACGAACGCGCCAGCGAAGTGCTTATGGAAAACGCCGTCAAGACGCAGGAAATATTGCTCGAAGTTTTGGAACAGACTCAACGTTCTGCCGTTCAGCAGCCTAAGGTCGAGGGCTAA
- a CDS encoding OmpA family protein, giving the protein MRFKKDENSNPWMAYTDLGVALVSLFILAFVAMATLKEQKAEDLTRTEEEVLTCQEQMRKIAAERNALLSKSLQTSIEAGLIALEDGKIQIQASFLFPINGADLTKEGEGVIRGISKGLLEALDSTDVIMVSGFTDDTPVKSKTYTNWNLSTERAVNVVKTLIAQGFPPDRLFAAGFGEHMPKYPNDSEEHRRLNRRVEIGVTPLQKMTQE; this is encoded by the coding sequence ATGCGCTTTAAGAAAGACGAAAACAGCAATCCTTGGATGGCGTACACGGACTTGGGTGTTGCCCTGGTTTCGTTGTTCATCCTTGCGTTTGTGGCGATGGCGACCCTGAAGGAACAAAAGGCCGAAGACCTGACCCGTACCGAAGAAGAAGTCTTGACTTGCCAGGAACAGATGCGTAAAATTGCGGCAGAACGCAATGCGCTTTTGTCCAAGAGCTTGCAGACCTCCATCGAGGCGGGGCTCATTGCTCTCGAAGACGGCAAGATTCAGATTCAGGCTTCGTTCTTATTTCCGATTAACGGTGCAGACCTTACCAAAGAAGGCGAGGGCGTGATTCGCGGCATTAGCAAGGGCCTTCTGGAAGCTCTTGATTCTACGGATGTGATTATGGTGAGTGGCTTTACCGACGATACTCCGGTGAAGTCCAAGACTTATACCAACTGGAACCTTTCTACCGAACGTGCCGTGAACGTGGTCAAGACTTTGATTGCGCAAGGGTTCCCGCCCGACAGGCTTTTTGCTGCAGGCTTTGGCGAACACATGCCCAAGTACCCGAACGACAGCGAAGAACACCGCCGTTTGAACCGTCGCGTAGAAATCGGTGTAACTCCGCTCCAGAAGATGACGCAGGAATAG